In Oscillatoria acuminata PCC 6304, a single window of DNA contains:
- a CDS encoding YlqD family protein has protein sequence MDVSNSKLLLKRNTIIKAIVTPRWKEEVQQQLQGQINQIDMQLQQLEMQAQQMIGELQKQSIQPPGPQIQQQMETVKMQANQRQREMLDQKNQILQNLQQVQTLEMGEEVASGQMDSFFYLERGDDLIKKMQVEVVLRDGVVEEIRGDL, from the coding sequence ATGGATGTCTCTAACTCGAAATTACTTCTGAAGCGCAATACCATTATCAAAGCCATAGTAACCCCGCGCTGGAAAGAAGAAGTTCAGCAGCAACTTCAAGGACAAATCAATCAAATTGATATGCAACTTCAACAGCTTGAAATGCAAGCGCAGCAGATGATTGGCGAACTGCAAAAGCAGAGCATTCAACCCCCCGGGCCGCAAATCCAGCAACAAATGGAGACGGTGAAAATGCAGGCCAATCAACGACAAAGAGAGATGCTGGATCAGAAAAATCAAATTCTCCAAAATCTGCAACAAGTCCAGACTTTGGAAATGGGTGAAGAAGTCGCCAGTGGACAAATGGATAGTTTTTTCTATCTGGAACGCGGTGATGATTTAATCAAAAAAATGCAGGTAGAAGTCGTCCTGCGTGATGGCGTGGTTGAGGAAATTCGCGGCGATTTGTAG
- a CDS encoding AMP-dependent synthetase/ligase encodes MSQIAYSTDTTISDRERGYLQLPPDYKAIQSMPEVWPLARSQFGNTLALCDPHAKPVVELTFGQLCEQIQQFAAGVQSLGLPAIADNLPPRVALFSNDSPRWMIADQGLLTAGAADVVRGSDADREELLFILQNSGSMGLVVENLALLKKLRPQLDDLPIQWIIYLSDEPLPTDDTLPVQVLSFQQVMAKGASATFQPVPLTRETLATLIYTSGTTGKPKGVMLTHGNLLHQIENLPTLMQPTPGDRIITILPTWHSFGRMGQYFLLSRGCSQFYTNIRYLKADLKEYHPKYTFGVPRLWESIYEGVQKQFREQPANRQKLVKTFFGFSQSYIEAGRILQGLQLQLEPASGSEKLLAGIKRALLWPLHTLGDRLVYNKVRQATGGQLQYVISGGGSLAMHIENFFEIIGIDVLVGYGLTETSPVLTARRFWKNLRGSAGRPIPYTELRIVHPETRKPLQTGERGLVLARGPQIMQGYYQNPEATTKAIDPEGWFDTGDLGWLTPGNDLVLTGRAKDTIVLTNGENIEPQPIEDACIRSAYIDQMMLVGQDQKCLGALIVPNFEALQQWASSQNLSLRLPENVSQGNPPPASGTREIDLSSPEVDNLFRQELNREVKNRPGYRPDDRIGPFSLLSEPFTMENGMLTQTLKMKRPVITERYGDRIDKMFV; translated from the coding sequence ATGAGTCAGATTGCTTATTCAACCGATACCACTATCAGCGATCGCGAACGGGGGTATTTACAGCTTCCCCCGGACTATAAAGCGATTCAATCTATGCCGGAAGTGTGGCCCCTAGCCCGATCGCAGTTTGGGAATACTCTGGCATTGTGTGACCCTCATGCTAAACCCGTGGTGGAGTTGACGTTTGGTCAATTATGCGAGCAAATTCAGCAGTTTGCCGCTGGGGTGCAATCCTTGGGATTACCAGCGATCGCCGATAATCTACCCCCCCGAGTCGCCCTCTTTTCTAACGATAGTCCCCGCTGGATGATTGCGGACCAAGGACTGCTGACGGCAGGTGCAGCAGATGTGGTGCGCGGTTCCGATGCCGATCGCGAGGAACTGCTATTTATTCTCCAAAATAGCGGCAGTATGGGTTTGGTGGTGGAAAATCTCGCCTTACTTAAAAAACTCCGCCCTCAACTCGATGACTTACCCATCCAGTGGATTATCTATCTCTCCGATGAACCCCTGCCTACCGATGATACTCTGCCGGTACAAGTTTTATCCTTTCAACAGGTGATGGCAAAAGGGGCCAGCGCAACCTTTCAACCCGTCCCCCTCACCCGGGAGACTCTGGCAACCTTGATTTACACCTCCGGGACCACGGGTAAACCTAAAGGGGTGATGCTGACTCACGGCAACCTATTGCATCAAATCGAGAACCTGCCGACCCTGATGCAACCGACACCGGGCGATCGCATCATTACCATTCTCCCCACCTGGCACAGTTTTGGGCGCATGGGTCAATATTTCTTACTCTCCCGAGGTTGCAGTCAGTTTTACACCAATATTCGGTATCTCAAAGCAGATTTAAAAGAATATCACCCCAAATATACTTTTGGTGTTCCCCGACTCTGGGAATCAATTTATGAAGGGGTACAAAAGCAATTTCGGGAACAACCCGCCAATCGCCAAAAACTGGTGAAAACCTTCTTTGGGTTCTCTCAAAGCTATATTGAAGCGGGTCGGATTTTGCAGGGATTGCAGTTGCAACTTGAACCCGCTTCCGGAAGTGAAAAACTCCTCGCTGGCATCAAACGGGCGCTGCTGTGGCCCTTACATACCTTGGGCGATCGCCTGGTTTATAATAAAGTCCGCCAAGCGACTGGGGGTCAGCTTCAATATGTGATTAGTGGCGGCGGTTCCCTTGCCATGCATATCGAAAATTTCTTTGAAATTATTGGCATTGATGTCCTCGTGGGATATGGATTAACCGAAACCTCCCCAGTCCTGACAGCGCGGCGGTTTTGGAAGAATTTACGAGGTTCTGCGGGTCGTCCGATTCCCTACACCGAACTGCGAATCGTTCACCCGGAAACCCGCAAACCCCTACAAACCGGGGAACGGGGGTTAGTCTTGGCGCGGGGTCCTCAAATTATGCAGGGGTACTACCAAAATCCTGAAGCGACAACCAAGGCGATCGACCCCGAGGGATGGTTTGATACCGGGGATTTGGGGTGGTTGACTCCCGGCAATGATTTAGTGCTCACGGGTCGCGCCAAAGATACCATTGTCTTGACCAACGGGGAAAATATCGAACCCCAACCGATTGAAGATGCCTGTATTCGCAGTGCGTATATTGACCAAATGATGTTAGTGGGTCAGGACCAAAAGTGCCTCGGGGCCTTGATTGTGCCGAATTTTGAAGCCCTGCAACAGTGGGCCTCGTCCCAAAACCTTTCCCTGCGTCTGCCGGAGAATGTTTCTCAAGGCAATCCTCCCCCAGCATCGGGAACCCGAGAAATCGACCTCTCCAGTCCCGAGGTTGACAACCTGTTCCGCCAGGAGTTGAATCGGGAAGTGAAAAACCGTCCAGGATATCGTCCCGATGACCGCATTGGACCCTTCTCCCTGTTGAGTGAGCCCTTTACGATGGAGAATGGAATGCTCACCCAAACCCTGAAAATGAAACGGCCCGTGATTACCGAACGGTACGGCGATCGCATTGATAAAATGTTCGTTTGA
- a CDS encoding aspartyl protease family protein, whose product MSEANQKNMGKVFATLTIINRADQILAEYGAITPDKVRSITLPNVLVDTGATTLCLPPEAIAKLGLKILKEVDVATAMGIGKARIFQDAKLSMFDREGTFECLELPGGGDALLGVIPLESLGLEIDLKNQTLKPLPISPTETYLTIL is encoded by the coding sequence ATGTCCGAAGCGAATCAAAAGAACATGGGAAAAGTTTTTGCCACTTTAACAATCATCAATCGCGCCGACCAAATTCTAGCAGAATATGGGGCAATTACCCCAGACAAAGTTCGGTCTATCACTCTGCCGAATGTTTTAGTAGACACTGGGGCAACCACCTTGTGTTTACCCCCCGAGGCTATTGCCAAACTGGGACTAAAAATTCTCAAAGAAGTAGACGTTGCTACCGCAATGGGCATTGGCAAAGCCCGAATTTTTCAAGATGCTAAACTGTCTATGTTTGACCGAGAAGGAACTTTTGAATGCTTGGAGTTACCCGGAGGAGGAGACGCCCTTTTAGGAGTGATTCCCCTAGAATCTTTGGGGTTAGAAATAGACTTAAAAAATCAAACCCTAAAACCCTTGCCAATTAGCCCTACCGAAACCTATTTAACGATTTTGTAG
- a CDS encoding leucine-rich repeat domain-containing protein, with product MTEEELLQIIQQAAEEQVTSLNLSGKGLTTLASEIRQLTKLTRLDLYNNQLSALPSEIGQLSHLTRLNLGDNQLKVLPPEIWQLSNLTELDLWGNQLKVLPPEIWQLSNLTELDLQDNQLSALPSEIWQLFNLKEFNLVGNQLSVLPPEIGQLSNLTKLYLQNNQLTVLPPEIGQLSNLTKLYLQDNQLTVLPPEIGELSNLTELYLQNNQLSVLPPEIGNLTHLIELNLVGNELSALPPEIGHLRMLAAIILEENPEEWWYDGLYLGGNPLTSPPPEILKQGIDATLAYLREQLHSA from the coding sequence ATGACAGAAGAAGAACTGCTGCAAATTATCCAACAAGCTGCCGAGGAGCAAGTAACATCCCTCAATCTGTCAGGAAAAGGACTGACAACGCTGGCATCGGAAATTAGGCAACTTACCAAGTTGACACGACTAGACCTCTATAACAATCAACTGAGTGCCCTGCCGTCAGAAATTGGGCAACTCTCCCATCTGACACGGCTAAACCTCGGGGACAATCAACTCAAAGTGCTGCCTCCAGAAATTTGGCAACTCTCCAATCTGACCGAGCTAGACCTATGGGGTAATCAACTCAAAGTGCTGCCTCCAGAAATTTGGCAACTCTCCAATCTGACTGAGCTAGACCTCCAGGACAATCAACTGAGTGCGTTGCCTTCAGAAATTTGGCAACTCTTCAATCTGAAAGAGTTCAACCTCGTCGGCAATCAACTAAGTGTGCTGCCGCCGGAAATTGGACAACTCTCCAATCTGACCAAGCTATACCTCCAGAATAATCAACTGACTGTGCTGCCGCCGGAAATAGGACAACTCTCCAATCTGACCAAGCTATACCTCCAGGACAATCAACTGACTGTGCTGCCGCCGGAAATTGGAGAACTCTCCAATCTGACCGAGCTATACCTCCAGAATAATCAACTGAGTGTGCTGCCGCCGGAAATTGGAAATCTCACTCATCTGATCGAGCTAAACCTCGTCGGCAATGAACTGAGTGCGCTGCCGCCGGAAATCGGACATCTCAGGATGTTGGCAGCCATCATCCTAGAGGAAAACCCGGAAGAATGGTGGTATGATGGCCTCTACCTCGGCGGCAATCCCCTCACCTCACCACCTCCCGAAATCTTAAAACAAGGCATCGATGCCACCTTAGCTTACCTGCGCGAACAACTCCATTCCGCATAA
- a CDS encoding ABC transporter ATP-binding protein, whose amino-acid sequence MHLQVSNLYKEFPTRRGSTTALENINLHIEEGEFVCAVGASGSGKSTLLRAIAGLDIPTSGEILVDGIPVMGPGPDRGMVFQHYTLYPWMNVLDNVTFGLKLHGFSRSQRRQRAAYYLEIVGLSQFARALPKELSGGMKQRVAIARALACQPKILLMDEPFGALDVQTKEVMQQFLLQIWEQTRTTILMITHDVEEAVFLSQRIYILTARPGKIQEEVKISLPKERTYQIRRSAKFQDYKYHIMGLLRGALAEIPLAG is encoded by the coding sequence ATGCACTTACAAGTTTCCAACCTTTATAAAGAATTCCCCACCCGACGGGGTTCAACCACAGCCTTAGAGAATATCAACTTACATATTGAAGAGGGCGAATTTGTCTGCGCTGTGGGCGCTTCGGGTTCTGGTAAATCCACTTTATTGCGGGCGATCGCCGGATTGGATATCCCCACCTCTGGAGAAATTTTAGTGGATGGAATCCCCGTAATGGGTCCGGGACCCGATCGCGGCATGGTGTTTCAACATTACACCCTGTATCCCTGGATGAATGTCCTAGATAATGTCACCTTTGGTTTGAAACTGCACGGATTTTCGAGATCGCAACGACGACAACGGGCCGCCTATTATTTAGAAATTGTTGGCTTATCTCAATTTGCTCGCGCATTACCGAAAGAACTATCCGGTGGCATGAAACAACGGGTGGCGATCGCCCGGGCATTAGCCTGTCAACCCAAAATTCTGTTAATGGACGAACCCTTTGGGGCCTTAGATGTTCAAACCAAAGAAGTGATGCAGCAATTTTTATTACAAATTTGGGAACAAACCCGCACCACCATTTTAATGATTACCCATGATGTCGAAGAAGCCGTATTTTTATCCCAACGGATTTATATTTTAACGGCAAGACCAGGAAAGATTCAAGAAGAAGTCAAAATTTCCTTACCCAAAGAACGCACCTATCAAATTCGGCGATCGGCCAAATTCCAAGACTATAAATATCATATCATGGGCTTACTTCGGGGAGCATTAGCCGAAATTCCCCTCGCCGGATAA